One segment of Geitlerinema sp. PCC 9228 DNA contains the following:
- a CDS encoding ATP-binding protein: MLRLTRYFSITSSIAFAMATIFLGSFYRKQAFEGLIDLGESKNVALTKSFANSVFADFQPFLESTEKLSDAEIAKHPETQRLQQTIEKMMADTAVMKIKIVTPDGRVVFSSQAAEIGEDKSQDGGFLAAKLGRVESELDSRDEFQAFRHTLRDRSLISTYIPIYNTNGPGNQLENLEGVFELYSDVTPFVSQLEKTQTRILGGALVILTFLYIILLYIIKRADRILHRQEKAREQAERELQASELAARNQAIELENTLRELQETQAKLVQQEKMSSLGQLVAGIAHEINNPVNFISGNITCAQEYIQDLVHILALYRQELSQPSQDLEAAIEHAELEFLLEDLPNLLNSMQIGSKRIQDIVISLRTFSRLDESETKEADIHECIDSTLMILQHRLKGKPHHREIQIIKQYDKISPIDCYPSQLNQVFMNLLANAIDAVEDSKCQHTADNPPQITIQTELLDSDRIGIRIRDNGVGIPESIHTKVFDPFFTTKPVGKGTGLGLSISYKIIVEKHNGTMVCQSQPNQGTEFTIELPRRLCEDTNVTKLQVPSTPAKQQPSSPVTVLPSKPEMPSAYPAV, encoded by the coding sequence ATGTTGCGTTTAACTCGCTACTTCTCCATCACCAGCTCGATCGCCTTTGCGATGGCGACAATTTTTTTGGGAAGCTTCTATCGCAAACAAGCATTTGAGGGATTGATTGACCTAGGAGAAAGCAAAAACGTGGCTTTAACCAAAAGTTTTGCCAACTCCGTGTTTGCAGACTTCCAACCATTTTTAGAATCCACCGAAAAATTAAGCGATGCCGAAATTGCCAAACATCCCGAAACCCAAAGACTGCAACAAACCATCGAAAAAATGATGGCAGACACTGCCGTGATGAAAATCAAAATCGTAACGCCAGACGGCAGAGTCGTTTTTTCCAGCCAAGCTGCAGAAATTGGGGAAGATAAAAGCCAAGATGGTGGATTTTTAGCAGCCAAACTCGGTCGCGTGGAAAGCGAACTCGACAGCCGCGACGAATTCCAAGCCTTTCGCCATACCCTGCGCGATCGCAGTTTGATTTCCACCTACATTCCCATTTACAATACCAACGGACCGGGAAATCAACTAGAAAACCTAGAAGGGGTTTTTGAACTGTATAGCGATGTTACCCCCTTCGTCAGCCAACTGGAAAAAACCCAAACGCGCATTTTGGGGGGAGCGTTGGTCATTTTAACGTTTCTCTATATTATTCTTTTATACATTATCAAACGCGCCGATCGCATTTTACACCGTCAGGAAAAAGCCAGGGAACAAGCGGAACGAGAACTGCAAGCTTCCGAATTAGCAGCCAGAAACCAAGCCATCGAACTGGAAAACACCCTGCGGGAACTGCAAGAAACCCAAGCCAAACTGGTACAGCAAGAAAAAATGTCCAGCTTGGGACAATTGGTAGCAGGAATTGCCCACGAAATCAACAACCCCGTTAATTTCATCTCGGGAAATATTACCTGCGCGCAAGAATACATCCAAGACTTGGTACATATTCTTGCTTTATATCGCCAGGAACTTTCCCAACCCAGCCAAGACCTAGAAGCAGCCATCGAACATGCCGAGTTGGAATTTTTGCTAGAAGACCTACCCAACCTCCTCAATTCCATGCAAATCGGTAGCAAACGCATTCAAGATATTGTGATCTCGTTACGAACCTTTTCGCGGTTGGATGAGTCGGAAACCAAAGAAGCAGATATTCACGAATGCATCGATAGCACGTTAATGATTTTACAGCATCGGTTAAAAGGCAAACCCCACCATCGGGAAATTCAAATTATCAAACAATACGATAAAATTTCTCCCATCGACTGCTATCCCTCTCAGCTAAATCAAGTCTTTATGAACCTACTTGCCAATGCCATCGATGCCGTGGAAGATAGCAAATGCCAGCATACCGCCGACAACCCGCCGCAAATTACCATTCAAACGGAATTATTGGATAGCGATCGCATTGGCATCCGCATCCGCGACAATGGAGTAGGCATTCCCGAAAGCATCCACACCAAAGTGTTCGATCCCTTTTTCACCACCAAACCCGTCGGCAAAGGCACCGGTTTGGGATTGTCTATTTCCTATAAAATTATTGTAGAAAAGCACAACGGTACGATGGTTTGCCAATCCCAACCCAACCAGGGAACAGAATTTACCATCGAACTTCCCCGCCGCCTGTGTGAAGATACCAACGTCACCAAACTGCAAGTTCCATCAACCCCAGCCAAACAGCAGCCATCTTCGCCGGTAACGGTTCTCCCTTCAAAGCCAGAAATGCCATCTGCCTACCCGGCGGTTTAA
- a CDS encoding SAM-dependent chlorinase/fluorinase, which yields MPDLPFVTLLTDFGDRDPYVGVMKGVMAQICPQLHFIDLTHEIPPQNLAAARFSLANAFPYFPPHTIHLAVVDPGVGSNRRSVAIELENGYLIGPDNGILGGVFSQYPIVTAVELNNPDYWRTASPSHTFHGRDIFSPAAAYLANGVPMGELGTAIDPHTLVDLDLPECEANDSGYLGSVQYCDRFGNLVTNIPGSYVAGKSWHAVIANRHLASHQKYNDVAVGELLALVGSHGWVEIAANQGSAAAQLPQSWGAEVQIILSATG from the coding sequence ATGCCAGATTTACCTTTTGTAACGCTGCTAACGGATTTTGGCGATCGCGATCCTTACGTAGGGGTCATGAAAGGGGTAATGGCGCAAATTTGCCCCCAGCTGCATTTCATCGACCTAACCCACGAAATTCCCCCGCAGAATTTAGCGGCAGCCAGATTTTCTTTAGCCAATGCCTTTCCTTATTTTCCTCCCCACACCATCCACCTCGCCGTGGTTGACCCGGGAGTAGGAAGCAACCGCCGTTCGGTTGCCATCGAACTGGAAAACGGCTATTTAATTGGACCAGATAATGGGATTTTGGGAGGCGTTTTTTCCCAATATCCCATTGTGACAGCTGTGGAACTGAACAATCCCGATTATTGGCGAACCGCATCCCCCAGCCATACATTCCACGGTCGGGATATTTTTTCGCCGGCAGCCGCTTACCTCGCCAATGGGGTTCCGATGGGGGAATTGGGAACCGCCATCGACCCCCATACGTTGGTGGATCTGGATTTACCGGAGTGCGAAGCCAACGACAGCGGCTATCTCGGATCGGTGCAATATTGCGATCGCTTTGGCAATTTGGTAACCAACATCCCTGGCAGTTATGTAGCGGGGAAAAGCTGGCATGCGGTGATTGCCAACCGACATTTAGCCAGCCATCAAAAATACAACGACGTGGCTGTTGGGGAACTGCTGGCGTTGGTTGGCAGCCACGGCTGGGTAGAAATTGCCGCCAATCAAGGCAGTGCAGCAGCACAGTTGCCCCAGTCTTGGGGAGCTGAGGTACAAATTATTTTATCGGCAACAGGTTAG
- a CDS encoding DNA-binding response regulator produces MRLSILVVDDDLATRLAISDYLEALGYAAIAANNGQEALSLLVQYQPQLIVADILMPEMDGYELVRRVRQKPEFRLLPVIFLSARTKTEERIRGYELGCDIYLPKPFDLEELGVVVRSLLERYTLMSQASQMAHLEEGHSPSTTHVATGQSHESESGEGSQREAISPSQSVNGSLENGCHLSDRERQVLALLVEGLSNPQIGDRLYLSPRTIEKYVSSLLRKTNTSKRAELVRFALQQHLID; encoded by the coding sequence ATGCGATTATCAATTTTAGTAGTCGATGACGATCTGGCTACCCGTCTGGCGATTAGCGATTACTTAGAGGCGTTGGGGTATGCGGCGATCGCTGCCAATAACGGTCAAGAAGCGCTTTCTTTACTGGTGCAGTACCAACCTCAACTCATTGTAGCGGATATTTTGATGCCGGAGATGGATGGGTACGAATTGGTGCGCCGCGTTCGCCAAAAACCGGAGTTCCGCTTGCTACCGGTGATTTTTCTGTCGGCACGTACCAAAACGGAAGAACGCATTCGCGGTTACGAGTTGGGATGCGATATTTATTTGCCCAAACCTTTCGATTTGGAAGAGTTAGGGGTGGTGGTGCGTAGTTTGTTGGAACGCTATACGCTGATGTCGCAGGCTTCTCAAATGGCTCATTTAGAAGAGGGACATTCCCCTTCTACTACTCATGTGGCTACTGGTCAATCTCATGAATCCGAGTCTGGAGAAGGTTCCCAACGGGAAGCTATCTCCCCTTCCCAATCGGTAAATGGTTCTTTGGAAAATGGTTGCCACCTCAGCGATCGCGAACGTCAGGTCCTCGCTTTGTTGGTGGAAGGACTCTCCAATCCCCAAATTGGCGATCGCTTGTATTTAAGTCCCCGCACCATTGAAAAATACGTCAGCAGCTTGCTCCGCAAAACCAATACCAGCAAGCGTGCCGAGTTGGTGCGTTTTGCCCTTCAGCAACATTTAATCGATTGA
- a CDS encoding low molecular weight protein-tyrosine-phosphatase produces the protein MSNSLVQPTPTTNPYGILFVCLGNICRSPAAENITNYLLRERQLSDRIFCDSAGVLDYHTGKSPDPRMVFAANRRGIPISGKARPVGEADLQAFDLIVAMDRENYEFLLSLDRRGEYRGKIRMMCDFCRDRSRREVPDPYYGGPDGFDLVIDLLWDASNGLLDYLMATEPVLASSPLEGLGNSI, from the coding sequence ATGTCAAATTCTCTGGTTCAACCTACCCCTACTACCAATCCCTACGGGATTTTATTTGTTTGCTTGGGCAATATTTGCCGATCGCCGGCGGCAGAGAATATTACCAACTACCTGCTGCGGGAACGCCAACTCAGCGATCGCATTTTTTGTGACTCCGCTGGGGTGCTCGACTACCACACGGGAAAATCTCCCGACCCCCGCATGGTCTTCGCTGCTAACCGCCGGGGAATTCCCATATCGGGAAAAGCACGTCCTGTTGGTGAGGCAGACCTGCAGGCGTTCGACCTGATTGTGGCTATGGATCGGGAAAATTACGAATTTTTGCTTTCTTTAGACCGCCGCGGTGAATATCGAGGGAAGATTCGCATGATGTGCGATTTTTGCCGCGATCGCTCCCGGCGCGAAGTTCCCGACCCCTATTACGGCGGCCCCGATGGCTTTGATTTGGTAATTGACTTGCTTTGGGATGCTAGCAATGGCTTGCTCGATTATCTGATGGCCACGGAACCGGTTTTGGCTTCCTCTCCCCTGGAAGGTTTGGGCAATTCTATCTAA